One Brassica oleracea var. oleracea cultivar TO1000 chromosome C7, BOL, whole genome shotgun sequence genomic window carries:
- the LOC106303510 gene encoding alpha-1,3-mannosyl-glycoprotein 2-beta-N-acetylglucosaminyltransferase isoform X1 gives MARVPCDLRFLLIPAAFMFIYIQMRLFQTQSQYADRLSSALESENHCTSQLRSLIDQVSTKQSRILALEDLKNRQDQQLVQLKDLVHTFESKGIAKLTEGGQQVPLAAVVIMACSRADYLERTVNSVLKYQSPIASKYPLFISQDGSNQAVKSKSLTYTQLTYMQHLDFEPVITERPGELIAYYKIARHYKWALDQLFYKHKFSRVIILEDDMEIAPDFFDYFEAAARLMDRDETIMAASSWNDNGQKQFVHDPYALYRSDFFPGLGWMLKRSTWDELSPKWPKAYWDDWLRLKENHKGRQFVRPEVCRTYNFGEHGSSLGQFFSQYLEPIKLNDVKVDWNAMDLGYLTEGNYTKYFSGLVRQARPIQGSDLVLKAQNINGDVRIRYEDQAEFERIAGEFGIFEEWKDGVPRTAYKGIVVFRIQTTRRVFLIGPDSVMQLGIRKS, from the exons ATGGCGAGGGTTCCTTGTGACTTGAGATTTCTTCTCATACCGGCAGCTTTCATGTTCATTTATATCCAG ATGAGGCTTTTCCAGACGCAATCACAGTATGCAGATCGCCTCAGCTCAGCT CTCGAGTCAGAGAACCATTGTACTAGTCAATTGCGATCCCTCATTGATCAAGTAAGCACTAAACAGTCCCGGATTCTCGCTCTCGAAG ATTTGAAGAACCGCCAGGACCAACAACTCGTGCAGCTTAAGGATCTTGTCCACACCTTTGAAA GTAAAGGGATAGCAAAGCTCACTGAAGGTGGACAG CAGGTGCCTCTGGCAGCTGTTGTGATTATGGCCTGCAGTCGTGCTGACTATCTTGAACGCACTGTCAACTCTGTTTTAAA ATATCAAAGTCCCATTGCTTCAAAATATCCTCTCTTTATATCTCAGGATGGATCTAATCAAGCCGTCAAGAGCAAGTCTTTGACCTATACTCAACTAACGTATATGCAG CACTTAGATTTTGAACCAGTCATCACCGAAAGGCCTGGCGAACTGATTGCCTACTACAAAATTGCAC GTCACTACAAGTGGGCACTAGACCAGTTGTTTTACAAACATAAATTTAGTCGAGTGATTATACTAGAAG ATGATATGGAAATTGCTCCAGACTTCTTTGATTACTTTGAGGCTGCAGCTCGTCTCATGGATAGGGATGA AACCATTATGGCTGCTTCATCATGGAATGATAATGGCCAGAAGCAGTTTGTGCATGATCCCT ATGCACTTTACCGATCAGATTTTTTTCCTGGCCTGGGGTGGATGCTGAAGAGATCGACTTGGGATGAGCTATCACCAAAGTGGCCAAAGGC TTATTGGGATGATTGGCTGAGATTGAAGGAAAACCATAAAGGCCGCCAATTTGTTCGACCAGAAGTCTGCCGAACATACAATTTTGGTGAACAT GGGTCTAGTTTGGGACAGTTTTTCAGTCAGTATCTGGAACCCATAAAGCTAAACGATGTGAAG GTTGACTGGAACGCAATGGACCTGGGATACCTGACAGAG GGAAACTATACCAAGTACTTTTCTGGCTTAGTGAGACAAGCACGACCAATTCAAGGGTCTGACCTTGTCTTAAAGGCTCAAAATATAAACGGCGATGTTCGTATCCGGTATGAAGACCAAGCAGAGTTTGAACGCATTGCAGGGGAGTTTGGCATATTTGAAGAATGGAAG GATGGTGTGCCCCGAACAGCATATAAAGGAATAGTGGTGTTCCGAATCCAGACTACTAGACGTGTATTCCTGATAGGCCCAGATTCTGTGATGCAGCTTGGAATTCGAAAATCCTGA
- the LOC106303510 gene encoding alpha-1,3-mannosyl-glycoprotein 2-beta-N-acetylglucosaminyltransferase isoform X2 encodes MARVPCDLRFLLIPAAFMFIYIQMRLFQTQSQYADRLSSALESENHCTSQLRSLIDQVSTKQSRILALEDLKNRQDQQLVQLKDLVHTFESKGIAKLTEGGQVPLAAVVIMACSRADYLERTVNSVLKYQSPIASKYPLFISQDGSNQAVKSKSLTYTQLTYMQHLDFEPVITERPGELIAYYKIARHYKWALDQLFYKHKFSRVIILEDDMEIAPDFFDYFEAAARLMDRDETIMAASSWNDNGQKQFVHDPYALYRSDFFPGLGWMLKRSTWDELSPKWPKAYWDDWLRLKENHKGRQFVRPEVCRTYNFGEHGSSLGQFFSQYLEPIKLNDVKVDWNAMDLGYLTEGNYTKYFSGLVRQARPIQGSDLVLKAQNINGDVRIRYEDQAEFERIAGEFGIFEEWKDGVPRTAYKGIVVFRIQTTRRVFLIGPDSVMQLGIRKS; translated from the exons ATGGCGAGGGTTCCTTGTGACTTGAGATTTCTTCTCATACCGGCAGCTTTCATGTTCATTTATATCCAG ATGAGGCTTTTCCAGACGCAATCACAGTATGCAGATCGCCTCAGCTCAGCT CTCGAGTCAGAGAACCATTGTACTAGTCAATTGCGATCCCTCATTGATCAAGTAAGCACTAAACAGTCCCGGATTCTCGCTCTCGAAG ATTTGAAGAACCGCCAGGACCAACAACTCGTGCAGCTTAAGGATCTTGTCCACACCTTTGAAA GTAAAGGGATAGCAAAGCTCACTGAAGGTGGACAG GTGCCTCTGGCAGCTGTTGTGATTATGGCCTGCAGTCGTGCTGACTATCTTGAACGCACTGTCAACTCTGTTTTAAA ATATCAAAGTCCCATTGCTTCAAAATATCCTCTCTTTATATCTCAGGATGGATCTAATCAAGCCGTCAAGAGCAAGTCTTTGACCTATACTCAACTAACGTATATGCAG CACTTAGATTTTGAACCAGTCATCACCGAAAGGCCTGGCGAACTGATTGCCTACTACAAAATTGCAC GTCACTACAAGTGGGCACTAGACCAGTTGTTTTACAAACATAAATTTAGTCGAGTGATTATACTAGAAG ATGATATGGAAATTGCTCCAGACTTCTTTGATTACTTTGAGGCTGCAGCTCGTCTCATGGATAGGGATGA AACCATTATGGCTGCTTCATCATGGAATGATAATGGCCAGAAGCAGTTTGTGCATGATCCCT ATGCACTTTACCGATCAGATTTTTTTCCTGGCCTGGGGTGGATGCTGAAGAGATCGACTTGGGATGAGCTATCACCAAAGTGGCCAAAGGC TTATTGGGATGATTGGCTGAGATTGAAGGAAAACCATAAAGGCCGCCAATTTGTTCGACCAGAAGTCTGCCGAACATACAATTTTGGTGAACAT GGGTCTAGTTTGGGACAGTTTTTCAGTCAGTATCTGGAACCCATAAAGCTAAACGATGTGAAG GTTGACTGGAACGCAATGGACCTGGGATACCTGACAGAG GGAAACTATACCAAGTACTTTTCTGGCTTAGTGAGACAAGCACGACCAATTCAAGGGTCTGACCTTGTCTTAAAGGCTCAAAATATAAACGGCGATGTTCGTATCCGGTATGAAGACCAAGCAGAGTTTGAACGCATTGCAGGGGAGTTTGGCATATTTGAAGAATGGAAG GATGGTGTGCCCCGAACAGCATATAAAGGAATAGTGGTGTTCCGAATCCAGACTACTAGACGTGTATTCCTGATAGGCCCAGATTCTGTGATGCAGCTTGGAATTCGAAAATCCTGA
- the LOC106303506 gene encoding probable galacturonosyltransferase 3 isoform X3, translating to MEESASYSSTNQTDNHFPHVEFTSPAKLKRQSLRQERRAQRTLELIQQDKESDKQMQEAAIHKSMTFENSLVGKYSIWRRDYESPNADAILKLMRDQIIMAKAYAHIAKSKNASNLYLFLTQQSRENQRVLGKATSDADLPSRALEQAKAMGHALSLAKDELYDCHELAKKFRAMLQSTERNVDGLKKKGTFLIQLAAKTFPQPLHCLSLQLAADYFLLGFNEEEEDVVKKDAKFEDPSLYHYAIFSDNVLATSVVVNSTVLNAKQPEKHVFHIVTDKLNFAAMKMWFRVNAPSDATIQVENINDFKWLNSSYCSVLRQLESARLKEYYFKANHPSSISAGADNLKYRNPKYLSMLNHLRFYLPEVYPKLDKILFLDDDIVVQKDLAPLWEVDMQGKVNGAVETCKESFHRFDKYLNFSNPKISENFDAGACGWAFGMNMFDLREWRKRNITGIYHYWQDMNEDRTLWKLGSLPPGLITFYNLTYAMERSWHVLGLGYDPALNQTAIENAAVVHYNGNYKPWLGLAFAKYKPYWSKYVEYDNPYLRLCNINE from the exons ATGGAAGAGAGTGCAAGTTATTCTTCAACTAATCAGACCGACAACCATTTTCCACACGTGGAGTTTACAAGCCCTGCAAAACTGAAGCGTCAG AGTTTACGTCAAGAAAGGAGAGCTCAACGGACTCTGGAGCTGATCCAACAAGATAAGGAATCTGATAAGCAAATGCAAGAAGCTGCCATTCACAAGTCAATGACCTTTGAAAACTCTCTCGTTGGCAAATACAGTATATGGAGGAGAGACTATGAGAGCCCCAACGCTGATGCTATCTTGAAGCTTATGAGAGACCAGATCATTATGGCTAAAGCTTATGCCCATATCGCCAAATCCAAAAATGCATCCAATCTCTACCTTTTCTTGACGCAGCAGAGTAGAGAAAATCAACGTGTTCTGGGAAAAGCAACTTCTGATGCTGACCTTCCTTCAAG AGCGCTTGAACAAGCAAAAGCCATGGGCCATGCTCTCTCTCTTGCAAAAGACGAGTTATATGACTGCCATGAACTTGCAAAGAAGTTTCGGGCCATGCTTCAATCCACTGAACGCAATGTAGATGGACTAAAGAAAAAGGGCACCTTCTTAATTCAGCTGGCCGCCAAGACATTTCCACAGCCATTGCATTGCCTGAGTCTGCAGCTAGCGGCAGACTATTTTCTTCTCGGTTTCAATGAAGAGGAGGAGGATGTAGTCAAAAAGGATGCCAAGTTTGAAGATCCTTCTCTCTATCACTATGCCATCTTTTCAGATAACGTCCTGGCAACATCAGTCGTGGTCAACTCCACTGTCCTGAATGCCAAGCAACCGGAGAAGCATGTCTTCCATATAGTAACAGACAAATTGAATTTTGCTGCAATGAAGATGTGGTTTCGCGTCAATGCTCCTTCTGATGCCACGATTCAAGTTGAGAACATCAATGATTTTAAGTGGCTCAACTCCTCTTACTGCTCTGTTCTACGGCAGCTTGAATCCGCAAGGCTTAAAGAATACTATTTCAAAGCAAACCATCCTTCGTCTATCTCTGCTGGCGCAGACAATCTCAAGTACCGAAACCCAAAGTACCTATCGATGCTGAATCATCTGAGATTCTACCTACCTGAGGTGTATCCGAAGCTGGACAAGATCCTGTTTCTTGACGATGACATTGTGGTGCAAAAAGACCTGGCACCTCTATGGGAAGTAGACATGCAAGGAAAAGTGAATGGCGCGGTGGAGACGTGTAAAGAAAGCTTCCACAGATTTGACAAGTACCTCAACTTCTCTAATCCAAAGATCTCAGAGAATTTCGATGCGGGGGCTTGCGGGTGGGCGTTTGGCATGAATATGTTTGACCTGAGAGAGTGGAGGAAAAGGAACATCACTGGGATATATCATTACTGGCAAGACATG AATGAGGATAGAACGCTGTGGAAGCTGGGTTCGTTGCCACCGGGGTTAATCACATTCTACAACCTGACCTATGCAATGGAGCGGAGCTGGCACGTGCTGGGGCTAGGCTATGACCCAGCGCTCAACCAGACAGCTATAGAGAATGCAGCGGTTGTGCATTACAATGGGAACTACAAGCCATGGCTGGGTTTGGCGTTTGCCAAGTACAAACCTTACTGGTCCAAGTACGTCGAGTACGATAACCCTTACCTCCGTCTATGCAACATCAATGAATGA
- the LOC106303506 gene encoding probable galacturonosyltransferase 3 isoform X1: MMMPRCFVSLIQAFFLSLVLLLHHVGGESQAASHHHHRELQAYRRPLQDCPGCTTTSASSLHYDPDLKDVNIVATYSDHHGNIRLGSVKMGDLSSSWLFHHPLLPPNNNKPPSQLVTPRDSFQNDSRMEESASYSSTNQTDNHFPHVEFTSPAKLKRQSLRQERRAQRTLELIQQDKESDKQMQEAAIHKSMTFENSLVGKYSIWRRDYESPNADAILKLMRDQIIMAKAYAHIAKSKNASNLYLFLTQQSRENQRVLGKATSDADLPSRALEQAKAMGHALSLAKDELYDCHELAKKFRAMLQSTERNVDGLKKKGTFLIQLAAKTFPQPLHCLSLQLAADYFLLGFNEEEEDVVKKDAKFEDPSLYHYAIFSDNVLATSVVVNSTVLNAKQPEKHVFHIVTDKLNFAAMKMWFRVNAPSDATIQVENINDFKWLNSSYCSVLRQLESARLKEYYFKANHPSSISAGADNLKYRNPKYLSMLNHLRFYLPEVYPKLDKILFLDDDIVVQKDLAPLWEVDMQGKVNGAVETCKESFHRFDKYLNFSNPKISENFDAGACGWAFGMNMFDLREWRKRNITGIYHYWQDMNEDRTLWKLGSLPPGLITFYNLTYAMERSWHVLGLGYDPALNQTAIENAAVVHYNGNYKPWLGLAFAKYKPYWSKYVEYDNPYLRLCNINE; encoded by the exons ATGATGATGCCGAGATGCTTCGTTTCTCTAATTCAAGCCTTCTTCTTATCGCTG GTATTGCTGCTACATCATGTGGGTGGAGAGTCACAAGCAGC CAGCCACCACCACCACCGAGAACTTCAAGCTTACCGTCGTCCGTTGCAAGATTGTCCTGGATGTACTACTACTAGTGCTTCCTCACTTCACTACGATCCAGATCTCAAA GATGTGAACATAGTTGCCACCTACAGTGACCATCACGGTAATATACGCCTTGGTAGTGTCAAAATGGGTGATCTTTCATCTTCTTGGCTTTTCCACCATCCTCTTCTTCCCCCCAACAACAACAAACCTCCTTCTCAG CTAGTGACACCGCGGGATTCATTTCAAAATGATTCTAGAATGGAAGAGAGTGCAAGTTATTCTTCAACTAATCAGACCGACAACCATTTTCCACACGTGGAGTTTACAAGCCCTGCAAAACTGAAGCGTCAG AGTTTACGTCAAGAAAGGAGAGCTCAACGGACTCTGGAGCTGATCCAACAAGATAAGGAATCTGATAAGCAAATGCAAGAAGCTGCCATTCACAAGTCAATGACCTTTGAAAACTCTCTCGTTGGCAAATACAGTATATGGAGGAGAGACTATGAGAGCCCCAACGCTGATGCTATCTTGAAGCTTATGAGAGACCAGATCATTATGGCTAAAGCTTATGCCCATATCGCCAAATCCAAAAATGCATCCAATCTCTACCTTTTCTTGACGCAGCAGAGTAGAGAAAATCAACGTGTTCTGGGAAAAGCAACTTCTGATGCTGACCTTCCTTCAAG AGCGCTTGAACAAGCAAAAGCCATGGGCCATGCTCTCTCTCTTGCAAAAGACGAGTTATATGACTGCCATGAACTTGCAAAGAAGTTTCGGGCCATGCTTCAATCCACTGAACGCAATGTAGATGGACTAAAGAAAAAGGGCACCTTCTTAATTCAGCTGGCCGCCAAGACATTTCCACAGCCATTGCATTGCCTGAGTCTGCAGCTAGCGGCAGACTATTTTCTTCTCGGTTTCAATGAAGAGGAGGAGGATGTAGTCAAAAAGGATGCCAAGTTTGAAGATCCTTCTCTCTATCACTATGCCATCTTTTCAGATAACGTCCTGGCAACATCAGTCGTGGTCAACTCCACTGTCCTGAATGCCAAGCAACCGGAGAAGCATGTCTTCCATATAGTAACAGACAAATTGAATTTTGCTGCAATGAAGATGTGGTTTCGCGTCAATGCTCCTTCTGATGCCACGATTCAAGTTGAGAACATCAATGATTTTAAGTGGCTCAACTCCTCTTACTGCTCTGTTCTACGGCAGCTTGAATCCGCAAGGCTTAAAGAATACTATTTCAAAGCAAACCATCCTTCGTCTATCTCTGCTGGCGCAGACAATCTCAAGTACCGAAACCCAAAGTACCTATCGATGCTGAATCATCTGAGATTCTACCTACCTGAGGTGTATCCGAAGCTGGACAAGATCCTGTTTCTTGACGATGACATTGTGGTGCAAAAAGACCTGGCACCTCTATGGGAAGTAGACATGCAAGGAAAAGTGAATGGCGCGGTGGAGACGTGTAAAGAAAGCTTCCACAGATTTGACAAGTACCTCAACTTCTCTAATCCAAAGATCTCAGAGAATTTCGATGCGGGGGCTTGCGGGTGGGCGTTTGGCATGAATATGTTTGACCTGAGAGAGTGGAGGAAAAGGAACATCACTGGGATATATCATTACTGGCAAGACATG AATGAGGATAGAACGCTGTGGAAGCTGGGTTCGTTGCCACCGGGGTTAATCACATTCTACAACCTGACCTATGCAATGGAGCGGAGCTGGCACGTGCTGGGGCTAGGCTATGACCCAGCGCTCAACCAGACAGCTATAGAGAATGCAGCGGTTGTGCATTACAATGGGAACTACAAGCCATGGCTGGGTTTGGCGTTTGCCAAGTACAAACCTTACTGGTCCAAGTACGTCGAGTACGATAACCCTTACCTCCGTCTATGCAACATCAATGAATGA
- the LOC106303512 gene encoding transport and Golgi organization 2 homolog — MCIAVFLWQSHPLYPFLLFLNRDEYLNRATEALRWWQDGETLGGRDLVGGGTWLGCNRHGRIAFLTNFRETSSIPDAKSRGDLPLRYLQSQKSPAEFAEEIEKEASLYNGFNLVVAHVFSKSMFYVTNRPLSQQQLVTLVSPGIHVLSNANLDSPWPKCLRLRDGFNQLLTQHPGGEFPVKTMVEEVMTDTVKDQEPDLPHVFPPDTEYHLSSIFVDVPRPAGRYGTRSISALTIKSHGQVCFYERHLEPGGGSWKELTQHFVIQNQTST, encoded by the exons ATGTGCATAGCAGTGTTCTTATGGCAATCGCATCCGCTTTACCCTTTTCTTCTCTTTTTGAACAGAGATGAATATCTCAACAG GGCGACGGAGGCGCTGCGTTGGTGGCAAGACGGAGAGACGCTTGGAGGCAGAGACCTCGTGGGCGGCGGGACGTGGCTCGGATGCAACAGGCATGGCCGTATAGCTTTCCTCACCAATTTCAGGGAGACCTCCTCCATCCCCGATGCTAAATCCCGTGGAGATCTCCCTCTTCGTTACTTGCAG AGCCAAAAGAGCCCTGCCGAGTTTGCCGAGGAGATCGAAAAGGAGGCTTCTCTCTACAACGGTTTCAACCTCGTTGTCGCTCATGTCTTCTCCAAATCCATGTTTTACGTTACCAACCGGCCACTCAGCCAGCAGCAGCTCGTGACGCTAGTCTCTCCGGGGATCCATGTCCTTTCCAACGCCAACCTCGACTCTCCTTGGCCCAAG TGTCTGAGGTTGAGAGACGGTTTCAATCAGCTTCTGACCCAACACCCAGGTGGTGAATTCCCCGTTAAGACTATGGTTGAGGAGGTGATGACTGATACTGTCAAGGACCAAGAGCCTGACCTGCCTCACGTTTTCCCACCTGACACCGAATACCATCTCAGCTCTATCTTCGTCGACGTTCCTAGACCTGCT GGGCGTTATGGGACCAGAAGCATCTCTGCGCTCACCATCAAGTCCCATGGCCAGGTCTGTTTCTACGAGAGGCATCTTGAACCAGGCGGTGGTTCCTGGAAGGAGCTCACTCAACACTTTGTCATACAAAATCAAACCTCTACTTGA
- the LOC106303506 gene encoding probable galacturonosyltransferase 3 isoform X2 yields the protein MMMPRCFVSLIQAFFLSLVLLLHHVGGESQAAHHHHRELQAYRRPLQDCPGCTTTSASSLHYDPDLKDVNIVATYSDHHGNIRLGSVKMGDLSSSWLFHHPLLPPNNNKPPSQLVTPRDSFQNDSRMEESASYSSTNQTDNHFPHVEFTSPAKLKRQSLRQERRAQRTLELIQQDKESDKQMQEAAIHKSMTFENSLVGKYSIWRRDYESPNADAILKLMRDQIIMAKAYAHIAKSKNASNLYLFLTQQSRENQRVLGKATSDADLPSRALEQAKAMGHALSLAKDELYDCHELAKKFRAMLQSTERNVDGLKKKGTFLIQLAAKTFPQPLHCLSLQLAADYFLLGFNEEEEDVVKKDAKFEDPSLYHYAIFSDNVLATSVVVNSTVLNAKQPEKHVFHIVTDKLNFAAMKMWFRVNAPSDATIQVENINDFKWLNSSYCSVLRQLESARLKEYYFKANHPSSISAGADNLKYRNPKYLSMLNHLRFYLPEVYPKLDKILFLDDDIVVQKDLAPLWEVDMQGKVNGAVETCKESFHRFDKYLNFSNPKISENFDAGACGWAFGMNMFDLREWRKRNITGIYHYWQDMNEDRTLWKLGSLPPGLITFYNLTYAMERSWHVLGLGYDPALNQTAIENAAVVHYNGNYKPWLGLAFAKYKPYWSKYVEYDNPYLRLCNINE from the exons ATGATGATGCCGAGATGCTTCGTTTCTCTAATTCAAGCCTTCTTCTTATCGCTG GTATTGCTGCTACATCATGTGGGTGGAGAGTCACAAGCAGC CCACCACCACCACCGAGAACTTCAAGCTTACCGTCGTCCGTTGCAAGATTGTCCTGGATGTACTACTACTAGTGCTTCCTCACTTCACTACGATCCAGATCTCAAA GATGTGAACATAGTTGCCACCTACAGTGACCATCACGGTAATATACGCCTTGGTAGTGTCAAAATGGGTGATCTTTCATCTTCTTGGCTTTTCCACCATCCTCTTCTTCCCCCCAACAACAACAAACCTCCTTCTCAG CTAGTGACACCGCGGGATTCATTTCAAAATGATTCTAGAATGGAAGAGAGTGCAAGTTATTCTTCAACTAATCAGACCGACAACCATTTTCCACACGTGGAGTTTACAAGCCCTGCAAAACTGAAGCGTCAG AGTTTACGTCAAGAAAGGAGAGCTCAACGGACTCTGGAGCTGATCCAACAAGATAAGGAATCTGATAAGCAAATGCAAGAAGCTGCCATTCACAAGTCAATGACCTTTGAAAACTCTCTCGTTGGCAAATACAGTATATGGAGGAGAGACTATGAGAGCCCCAACGCTGATGCTATCTTGAAGCTTATGAGAGACCAGATCATTATGGCTAAAGCTTATGCCCATATCGCCAAATCCAAAAATGCATCCAATCTCTACCTTTTCTTGACGCAGCAGAGTAGAGAAAATCAACGTGTTCTGGGAAAAGCAACTTCTGATGCTGACCTTCCTTCAAG AGCGCTTGAACAAGCAAAAGCCATGGGCCATGCTCTCTCTCTTGCAAAAGACGAGTTATATGACTGCCATGAACTTGCAAAGAAGTTTCGGGCCATGCTTCAATCCACTGAACGCAATGTAGATGGACTAAAGAAAAAGGGCACCTTCTTAATTCAGCTGGCCGCCAAGACATTTCCACAGCCATTGCATTGCCTGAGTCTGCAGCTAGCGGCAGACTATTTTCTTCTCGGTTTCAATGAAGAGGAGGAGGATGTAGTCAAAAAGGATGCCAAGTTTGAAGATCCTTCTCTCTATCACTATGCCATCTTTTCAGATAACGTCCTGGCAACATCAGTCGTGGTCAACTCCACTGTCCTGAATGCCAAGCAACCGGAGAAGCATGTCTTCCATATAGTAACAGACAAATTGAATTTTGCTGCAATGAAGATGTGGTTTCGCGTCAATGCTCCTTCTGATGCCACGATTCAAGTTGAGAACATCAATGATTTTAAGTGGCTCAACTCCTCTTACTGCTCTGTTCTACGGCAGCTTGAATCCGCAAGGCTTAAAGAATACTATTTCAAAGCAAACCATCCTTCGTCTATCTCTGCTGGCGCAGACAATCTCAAGTACCGAAACCCAAAGTACCTATCGATGCTGAATCATCTGAGATTCTACCTACCTGAGGTGTATCCGAAGCTGGACAAGATCCTGTTTCTTGACGATGACATTGTGGTGCAAAAAGACCTGGCACCTCTATGGGAAGTAGACATGCAAGGAAAAGTGAATGGCGCGGTGGAGACGTGTAAAGAAAGCTTCCACAGATTTGACAAGTACCTCAACTTCTCTAATCCAAAGATCTCAGAGAATTTCGATGCGGGGGCTTGCGGGTGGGCGTTTGGCATGAATATGTTTGACCTGAGAGAGTGGAGGAAAAGGAACATCACTGGGATATATCATTACTGGCAAGACATG AATGAGGATAGAACGCTGTGGAAGCTGGGTTCGTTGCCACCGGGGTTAATCACATTCTACAACCTGACCTATGCAATGGAGCGGAGCTGGCACGTGCTGGGGCTAGGCTATGACCCAGCGCTCAACCAGACAGCTATAGAGAATGCAGCGGTTGTGCATTACAATGGGAACTACAAGCCATGGCTGGGTTTGGCGTTTGCCAAGTACAAACCTTACTGGTCCAAGTACGTCGAGTACGATAACCCTTACCTCCGTCTATGCAACATCAATGAATGA
- the LOC106303511 gene encoding amino acid transporter ANTL2 yields MGFAKEASSSSSSSSSYSLKMPPPREDTPLLLGKSPPPLSSQFKTFANVFIAVVGAGVLGLPYAFKRTGWLMGVLLLLSVSVLTHHCMMLLVHTRRRLDSFNGGGFSKIGSFGDLGFAVCGSLGRLVVDLFIILSQAGFCVGYLIFIGTTLANIFDPDSPTSLRHQITRLGSEFLGLSSKSLYIWGCFPFQLGLNSIKTLTHLAPLSIFADVVDLAAMAVVVVEDSMIILKQRPDVVAFGGFSLFLYGMGVAVYSFEGVGMVLPLESEMKDKDKFGKVLALGMGFISLIYIAFGFLGYLAFGEDTMDIITGNLGAGLISTIVQLGLCINLFFTFPLMMNPVFEIVERRFSGGMYSAWLRWLLVLAVTLVALFVPNFTDFLSLVGSSTCCILGFVLPALFHLLVFKEEMGWKQWSLDMAIVGLGVVLAVSGTWSSLSEIFSVKV; encoded by the coding sequence ATGGGGTTTGCCAAGGAAGCTTCTAGCTCCTCCTCCTCCTCCTCCTCTTATTCCCTTAAAATGCCACCTCCTAGGGAGGACACGCCTCTTCTTCTGGGCAAGTCACCCCCCCCTCTCTCCAGCCAGTTCAAGACCTTCGCCAACGTCTTCATTGCTGTCGTCGGCGCTGGTGTTCTTGGTCTTCCTTACGCCTTCAAGCGCACCGGATGGCTCATGGGTGTCCTCCTTCTCCTCTCCGTCTCCGTTTTGACCCATCACTGCATGATGCTTCTCGTTCATACCCGCCGCAGGCTCGACTCTTTCAACGGCGGCGGTTTCTCCAAGATCGGCTCTTTTGGTGACCTTGGCTTTGCCGTCTGCGGCTCCCTTGGGAGGCTCGTCGTTGACCTCTTTATCATTTTGTCTCAAGCTGGCTTTTGCGTCGGTTATCTTATCTTCATCGGCACCACTCTAGCCAATATCTTTGATCCTGATTCCCCCACCAGTCTCAGGCATCAGATTACACGCCTCGGCTCTGAATTCTTGGGCCTCTCCTCTAAGAGTCTCTACATCTGGGGATGCTTCCCCTTCCAGCTTGGTCTTAATTCCATCAAGACCCTCACTCACTTGGCTCCTCTTAGCATCTTCGCCGACGTTGTTGATCTTGCCGCTATGGCTGTGGTCGTTGTTGAGGATTCCATGATTATACTCAAGCAAAGGCCTGACGTTGTTGCCTTTGGTGGTTTTTCGCTCTTCCTCTATGGGATGGGCGTCGCTGTTTATTCTTTCGAAGGCGTTGGAATGGTCTTGCCTCTTGAATCGGAGATGAAAGACAAGGACAAGTTTGGCAAAGTCTTGGCACTCGGCATGGGCTTCATCTCTTTGATATACATAGCCTTTGGTTTCTTAGGTTACTTGGCTTTCGGTGAGGACACCATGGACATAATCACCGGAAACTTGGGGGCAGGACTTATCAGCACTATTGTTCAGCTTGGCCTCTGCATCAACCTCTTCTTCACCTTCCCATTGATGATGAATCCAGTATTTGAGATAGTGGAGAGGCGGTTCTCGGGTGGGATGTACTCTGCGTGGCTGAGATGGCTGCTAGTCTTGGCGGTGACTTTGGTGGCTCTCTTTGTGCCAAATTTTACAGACTTTTTGTCCTTGGTGGGGAGCAGCACTTGCTGCATCTTAGGGTTTGTGTTACCTGCTTTGTTTCATTTGCTGGTGTTCAAGGAAGAGATGGGGTGGAAGCAATGGAGCCTGGACATGGCCATAGTGGGACTGGGCGTGGTTCTTGCTGTGTCGGGAACTTGGAGTTCACTGAGTGAGATCTTCTCTGTCAAAGTGTAA